CTTGTTTGCTCAGGTTTGCACGTTTTACCAGAAAGGCTCATGCTCATATGGTAGTCGTTGCAGATATGACCATGTCAAAGTTTCTCATAACAACCCAGTGCCTCCGCCACCATCATCAAGTACTCCGACACGCAACTCCTCACTGCCTCTGCCACCATCAAGCACTGTAGCACGTGTCGTGTCTACTTCTCTACAACCTACAAGTGCTGGACGTCCTGTTCATATTGGACATCAAACAAATCCAAGCAACCAAAGACAACAGATATCTATGGATATGCTGGCACATTCTGAAAGTAAACCTGCATGGAGGAATGATTTCCAACTTGACAGTGTATCAGAAGATGGGATTGACTGGTCATCCAATCGAACTGTGCAAAACCAAACATCCAAGAAACTTGCTGATATGCCAATTTGttcttttgctgctgctggtaatTGCCCGTATGAGGAAGAGTGCCCTAGCATGCATGGAGATTTGTGCACAACCTGTGGGAAAATGTGCTTGCATCCTTATCGTCCTGATGAAAGAGAGGAACATATGAAGCTATGTGAAAAAAACCACAAGCGTATTGAGGCTTTGAAACGTAGCCAAGAGATAGAATGCAGTGTCTGCTTAGACCGTGTGCTCTCCAAGCCTACAGCTGCAGAAAGGAAATTTGGACTCTTATCTGAATGTGACCATCCCTTCTGCATCTCATGCATTAGAAATTGGCGTGGCAATTCTCCTACGTCTGGTATGGATGTGAACTCAGCACTGAGGGCTTGTCCAATTTGCCGCAAACTATCGTACTATGTGATTCCAAGTGTTCTTTGGTACTTCTCAAAGGAGGAAAAGATGGAGATCATCGACAACTACAAATCGAAGCTCAAGTAAGATTGACATTTACCATATTTAGCTTCATGTGGCATGCCTTTATGTGATCTGTCCCTTAACTATAGAAGTGAAAGTAGAATGTTACAAATATTCCTGTTGTTATATTTAGGCATTTTAGCACATAAttatttgaatgagtgagtcATAGCATTGTACTACAAATGACGTTTCTTATCATCTTTGTGTCATAGGTTCATGTTTCCTTCACTTTTTTAAGCATCCAAGCTGATATGCTTCATGGGAAGTGATTTTAGATGAATATACTATGTACTAGTACTTGATTAGCTTTACTATCTAACCTACACGGATTTTTAAACCATAACCTTCAACCATATGTTGTAGGTCTATAGATTGCAAGTACTTTGATTTTGGAACGGGTACTTGCCCATTTGGTACAAGCTGTTTCTACAAGGTAAGCATACTCCTTACATTCTATAAACATTGAATTCATTGCAGCTGATGTACTTTTGTGGACTATAGAGATTATTGTTGTGGCAATGTCATACTTGATTTCCTTCTGATTGTTTTCCTGAATAGTGTGCCTTGGTATAAAAAGTATGGCGGTTTCTCTGTGAAAACCACCATTATGGTGAAAACTCCATGAATACCATTGTAAAGGttaaaaaaatctagaaaaaCTCAATGAAACCACCAATCGCGTTTAGCagcaggaaaaaaacaaattcagcatGATTAGTGGTTCTTCACTATTTGGCACTATTCATCtatatatttctctttttaattccttccaaatgctATTGAGTTTTGATTTGAAAATTTTCACGTTTTTCGAACATCACACCTCCAACATATGCTATTTTTgtatgaattttttgaaacttctaaacatggtttctatggagttttcacagtttcaCTCTAGTTGTGGTTGTCACCCGATATTTGTCCTAAAAACTAACCAGTCTTTgcccttgtttttctttgatgTTCATCTCATGTAGCCcacatgttttgcagcatGCTTACAGGGATGGCCGCTTGGAAGAGGTCATACTGCGACATCTCGATGCTGAAGATGGAACTACACTTATTGCCAAAAATATTAGGTATATGTTCTCTATTTGACTTATAAAATCTGTATGTTCTTTTTCCTCATTTAATCATGTACCGTCCTGTTTATGTTCCAGGTTGTCAGACTTCCTCACTCGGCTGCATCTTTAGGGACCCGGATCTGTATATATCACATGTAAGATCTTTCATGGGGTATGTGACCAACACACTCTTACTATTTTAGTATTTTTTGCCAATTTATTTACAAGTATTGTGCATTGCTTTTGTACCTACTATTTATTTGCTGTTGTGGGAGATATGGCCATGGTGCTGCCCCACTGATCAATTAGCAATGCTCATAGTTACGTTTTACACCACTGTTAAAGTTGAATCTATTATAGAATTTCTCCTCAAATCAGTGTCTCTGACATTCATTAACATGTCAATTAAATGGCACACATTCTGCCCTTGTTTCCATTGTTTCATTCCCACCAAACTACTCTTTCATTGTTTGACCTATTGTACTGGATATTTTGCATCCAGGCATTCTGGGACGCTGTCTACCAATATTTCCAATATTCGGAAGACATCAGTTTAAATTGAGGCATCTTTGAAAACTGCTGCTTTATATCCAATTTATGGTTGCTTTGTCTCCAAACATAAGAGGCAATAATTTTGTGCCTAAAACTGTATTCATTCTCCTACCTTGCACAAACTTTTACAAAACCCTTAACATTACATTTGTGCCTAACACTAACCCTGCTTCTCGATGCAGAAATTTTGAAGTTCACTGCGGGACACCTGGATGACCTTAATATAGAAGCACTGTTGATCCATGGAACAAACAACGTAAAAGAAGCCTTGTCGCGAGTTTGCTTGGAGAGTCAAAATACAAGAATTAGAACTGTTGAAACGCTTTTCTATCTGCACTTTGTGTTACTTCCCGGGTCACCAGTGATTCAGTAGAACAATCCCTGGCCATTGTGCGAAGGGCAGGTGTATAATACCCTCGTTTCCAAACTGCCCTTTCCCAGTCGAGGAAAGCTCCCCGCACCAACAACTCCTTAGCTGAGAGCCTGAGCCCGTTTGTTTGTATAACTCAATAcacataagaaaaataaacaaagaatGCATGTCATAATTCAGACTGTTTTCTAAGAACCGtgcaaggatttttttttaattaaggCCTCGTTGGCCACTAGTGTTTTTAAAGTGTATTTTAGGGTATTATCCATTTCAAATTGAAAAATGTTAGAAACGCTAGAAAACCCAAATAGTTGTTTGGCAGGAGGGATTATAGGAGATTATCGCTAgtccccacccccaccccccttcctccgtccggaaaCAAGAGATTTGGATTTCTgtggaaataagtgacttcgATTTTTGTGGTACAGCTTATttttggacggaaggagtatcatttttttttgtcaatttAAAGCATTTCtcataacattttttttcaaacaaaacactagtgttttggttGGAAAGGTTTTTCAAAGTATTGGGTGAACACCCAATACTCTCAAATACCAATTCACTGACGGATCCGCGAACTACGGGTGGAACAACATACATGAGTTGTGTGCGAGAAGAGATAAAGAGTCTCTCAATTGCGGAATCACTTCGTACCAAAGCTCGAGAGGATAGTGAACTCTGTGGCGGAACTAGCCCTTTCAAATTCAAGTTATAGACTTGTTATTTCATCGAGTGTAAAATAGCAGTGCGTATTTCGCCCAAACTGCGGGTTATCGTTTTCTCCTCAGGGACTAGGCGATCTACAATCGAATTTTGACTAAAGCTAGGTCAATCAAACAGAGATAATATGCAAACCAAAGTGTAATGCAACAATCCAGCACTAAACAATATTTTTGTAATTTTCATTAATCCAAATAACTCTGGACAGATATGCATCCTAGGCACAATACTTAACCACGAGCAGACACATAAGAAAGAGATAAAAGCAAATTGTTTTGGAAAGGGATAGAATTCAGAACAAAGCAACACATAAATATTATCACACAAAACTAAATCACATTCTATGTGTTTCACACAAATCTCAGGACAAAAGACAATTATATAGCTCACAGATATCATAGTAGAACAACTcaataataaaaaaagattTCATATTGACATTTGAACAAACAGGTTGAAGGCCTACAAATTCAGCACAATTTCTCTATTCGTGCACACAGAAGCAGCAACCAAACCaaggagaaagagagggaatTAGATGGGATTAacccaaggtgaagaagcagCAGGAGTTGGAGAAGGGAAAGAGGCTGCAGGTGGCTGATCTGAAGAAATATTAAACATGGTGTGGATTAGTTCATTTGATCAAATATTGTACTTATAACATTCAGTTTGAGACAAAATTAGCTTTAAATGATGCTAGAAGGTCAactaactgaggcaaaaatcatgCAAATATGACActaatcattattcttttaCTGGTATGTGATGTAGCCGTTAATAATGAGCCGCATGCGGTGACTTCATCAATCTCTAAAAATCCGTCGACTCAATCTCTCGATTATATGGGTGACGTAAGGTGTGCACGTGTGCGTTTATGCGGGTGAGTGTACACGTGTGTTGTGAGTGCCTGTGTTTCTCTTAACTTCTCTATTCTTTATCGATTATCAATGGTATATGTACATGATGTTACAAGGGGTGCCATCGAAAGGTGACAAATGCAAAGTCTGCCATCAAAAGGAGACAATTACATATTGTAGGAGAGAGGAGAATGGATGTGTCTCTTAAGCATGGATTACAACATAATTAACAATGTCTTAGCATAGCAACTCTCCTACTCAATGATGTAACTATTATTTTCAGGAAATAAAGAGGTATTTTGCTGTTAAAGAAATATGCTAATTAGTTTAAACACTCACTTAATCGATGTTTGTTCTCGCTATCATCTCAAATAGAAACTCTTCCAAAAACTcagtgggaaaaaaaaatgaggagAATGCTCTTAATACTCCGTATGTTGTTAGCTTCCAAATCCAGTAGAAAAATAAGGAGGAAATGTTACTACATACAGTGATTATCGTCTCCTTCATAACACATgtgaaaaccctaaaaaaaaggaaaccctATGAGTTTAGAGAACAATAGACATGCGTTGTATATTTTCTTTAAAACCTCGACAGTGAAAATAGACAAGGCATAATCAATATGTCGTGTTTAATTCCCTTAAAAACACTGGTAAGAAAAATAGGAGGGCAAAAAGAGTAAAAAGATATTTGAGGCAATGACAGACTAGacctacattttttttgaccaataCTAGacctacaattttttttgaccaataCTAGACCTACATTTTAATGTGCCGTAGAAACAATTACATGTACCAGGTTTTCGGAAGCTGCAAGAAAAAAgcacaattttttgaaaaaaagtaTTCTCTCTTTTATCCCTAAAATTCGAGGGAACGAACTTTTGAGAATGTTCTGAAGATGCTTCAAAATCTGTTGTTATTCCCGTCCCATTTAGGTTTCTACTCGCAGCCAGCCAAACGCAGCCTGATCTCCAAGCATGGTGCTCGACATCAATCTCGACCCGGAGGATCTCCAGCCATCGGTGCCCCTGAAGAAGGTCCCCACCGGGGACCTATTTGAGGCTGCGCGCGCCGGCGACTGCGACCGGCTCGCCCTTCTCCTCGAGGGCGGCGCCAACGTCAACGCGCGCGACCGCTGGGACTCCGTCGCGCTCTACTATGCCTGCCTCGCCGGccacgccgacgccgcgcgGATGCTGCTCGAGGCCGGGGCCGTCTGCGCCGAGCGCACCTTCGACGGCGACAGGTGCCACTACGCGGCGCTCACGCTGGACCTCCGGAGGCTCCTCAAGTCATTCGAGGCGCGCCCGCCTCCTCTCGCGCCGCTGCCCGCCGCGCTCCGGACGACGTTCCTTGCCTGCCCCGCCAACCGCACCACGTTCCTCGAGATACTCCAGGGGTCCAGCTCCGGCTCCGAAGCCGCTGCCCTCGCTCAAACCGCAGGTTACTGTTTCTGGATTATTGATCGTTCTAGTGACTAGTACTGTGCCGATTTCGGGTGGAGCAATTGGATTGCGGGTGCAACGAGGATCGGTGGGTGACAATAGGATTCAACGCTTCCAGTGTCAACAAATCATCTCATTTAGTATTTGAGATAGGACTACCAATATTAGATGATCGGTACTGCGGAGAAAAAAGTTGATTTGATTCATTACCGTTTAGAGCACAGTTGCATACTACGGGTAAGATTTGACACATTTGAGACGCACTGCAAGTAATTGATTGATTTAGCTACATACCGTATGAGATGGGGGTTGTTTGCTTGAGTTATTTGAGCCGGCAAAAATGCACATATGACAAAGGTTCCATCGCAACACTTGTTCAGTGCATATACGAGAGATTGTTGGCTAATTGAGCTATCTTATTCTCTTGAGCATCTTGTTTTGTTGCTTAAAGGTTCTCATTTCCCATCAATCATCAAGTGATAGTAAGAGCTTCATAGTTTCAATTATGTCTTGGAAGGCTATACAATTGATAGTTTTATGCTGATGCTGACTCATTTAATGATTATGCAGGATTTGGGCTGACGGATGATGCATCAACTGCTAGTCTATTTCCCCCGGATATCACTTTCTACGTGGATGGAAAACCTATTGAAGCTCATAGGTTGATTCTTTGTGCCCGGTCGTGCTTCTTTGAAAAGAAATTCAAGACAGACTGGAAAAATAGGAGGGAAGTGAGATTTTCTAACCAAAAATTATCTTTTGGTGCCCTGTACAACCTTATCCATTTCTTCTATTCTGATAGACTTGAGGCATCTGTGGATGACATGGAATGTTTGCTGCGCACTTCCAAAGTTTGTGCATGTGAGGGGTTGCACAAGTTAGTTCATAAAGAAGTCATGCATCACAGATTTGCGCCCTATAAGTCAACAATGGAGtcagaattggaaaattcaCAGAAACGTTTCGTTTTACATGGGCAATCGTTGCCATTGGAAGATCAGCTTCCATCAGCATTGCAGCGCATTCTAGAGAAATGTCTAGCTAACTCAAGAGAAAAAGATTATTTTAACAATGAACCAAATGAGATGTGCAGAAACTTGAAGGATGATGACCTTGCCGATCTCATTGTAAAAGTAGATGATAGGGTATTTCGTTGCCATCAGTTGATTTTAGCCTCAAGGTCAGAGTACTTTAAAGCCAGGCTATCTCGAACAGTGGATTTTCTTGAAGGTTACAATGGACAGCAAGAATCTCTGGATCTTCCATTCCTTCAGGAGCATGACTTGAGTACAGAAGCATTTGAAAAGATGCTTGAATACATGTAACATCCCTTTGCACTTTTTCTTGCTTGACTAtcattattattgttattgCTGCTGTCTAGCTTACCCCTTGATTGTTAGTACTGTTGTCTGACTTACTCCTTGCTTTTGTTAATTGTAGGTATACTGATAAGCTAGAGCATATGGATCCAATCCAGGTAAGATATAAAAACATAACTCAATTACCACTTTTTACAAAAATATTGGAGttactttaatttttttcttgaacaaGACTGAAGTTAAACCTCTACCAGGCTGAAGAACTATTTGACATCGCATCAAGATACCTGCTGTTTCCCCTGAAGAGAGCTGTAGCTGATTTACTGTTACCAAATCTGGAACATGTTTCACCTGCAGAACTGTGCCATTGGCTGATGTTATCAGACATGTATGTGCTCATCATGCTTGATATTCATCTTTGATTCTATCGTGTTTCTGAGATCAATCTTTTCCTCAAATGCAGTTACGGCGTTGTGAAAATAAGGGAGTATTGCCTGGATATCATCGCCTGCAATTTCGAGATGTTTGCAGACACAAGAGAGTTCCGGGCCTTGCTCTTGACCCTTCCACCGCCGTCTGCAGATGACGCACTGCGAACAACTCGTCCTAGCGAGCCTGGGGCTGCGGGGAACACTGACCAAGGCAATGTGCTCGATGATTTGCGGGAGAAATGGTTAGAAGCAGAGGCCGCTGAGCTAGATAAGAGAGATCAGAGCGCAGCGCTGTTCGACAAGCGCTTGGAAATGCTTATGCATGTTGCGGAGCGTGAAGCCAATGATTACAATGCTGGACTCCATGGAGAACTGGAATTCCAAGGCCATGGTACCTTTCTTGTGTAGCTCTGTTTTTTGTAGTCTTTGAAGGGGGAACGCATTGCTGTGCCCGAACGATAGAAATACTTGAGAAAATATGGATGGTACAAATATCAGATAACTTTCTAACAGTTCGAATTTGTAGGGCAGATTTGATCAAAGTTCTAGCTTCGTTCAAAGTTATAGGCCTATGATTACAAAAATCAGTACACATATAAACACACCAAAGAGCAGCAATCTTATATTTGAAAACtgatttttttgacaaaagaTTTGTTGAATCACCTCCGGACATCCTGTGGTACTATTGCATgaatgtttcaaaataaacaTGGCGATAGGTGTGATCCCTTTCACGAAGGTAAACACTCATTCATGTCCTGAAAGCTAAGATCCTATTTACTATCTTCAGAACAAACATGGAACATTGTGTTTTGACATGGTTGCTTCTTTTATCCTAAGACCTAACAACAAGAAGGAAAGGTAGCTCCTTTGAAATGTCAAAGATTATCCTGAAACCAATAAACCAGAAATTTCCAAGCGCTGCACTGGATCTTAGACTACGGAATAGCAATACATAAATTCTAATAAGAATGTAGTTTTTCATCCATATATCATTCATGGCATTACTATCAAAATTAACCATCTCTTCGCACACTAATAGGATGCTTGCATTCTGGCATGTAAATTATCCGGTTTCAATCCATGATGTTGGCCTGGCTATTTGTTTAAGCAATGATAAAACATGAATTAGACACTTGATTGTCTGATTCTACCCATCAATCTATATCTACTATTGTGCCTTAAAGGAAAGACTAAAGAGGAAATCATCCATTTTACAGTAGCCCAAGGACAACCGGATGGTCAAAAAATGGAGCGGGCAGTTGAGTATCGATCTAAGGTGGAAGTAGCACAGGAGCGGGACGGCATCGTCTAGCCGCAGCAGCCAATGGAGAGAGAGATCATGGGAAGACCGGTAAAGCATAGGAGacggggagggagagggaggcgaACTGGATGAGAGCCAGGAGCCCAGGAGGTGGCTGCTTGCGCTCAACCCTATGGGGTGAGGAAATGCAgtttgcctttttcttttcagcaaACCGGATATATGGGCTCCGAAACTAGCCCAAACAACAAGCCGCTCCATACTTTTCTCGagagtaaattaaaaaaaccaCCGCATTACTCGCTAGAGTTTCACGTAGTTATCGGTTCACGTTTTGGTGACTAAAAACTATCGGATTTCGTTAACTTCTCGCTCGCTAGTGATTAAACACGCTTCAAACAAGGTGGGTCACTAGTCAGACCAACGTGACGTCCAGCTTGGCAACTGAGTGAAACCATTGGCTGACTTCCTCCCTCTCTGTGTCCCCACACAGCCATGTAGAGCTGCCGCTCAAGCAGCCGCGCGGCTCTCCGGCGGCCGAGGCAGCAATCTCGGCACCCTCCTCCTCAGCTTGTGTCCGAGTTCCCGACCCGCTCCGCCCTCTCCGCGACGCCGTCGACGCCAAGATCCAAGCCTGGCAGTCGACCCGAAGCAGCCTAGCCATCGAAGCGCTCCGTCCTCTCCGAAGCAGCCTAGCCGTCGACCTGCgcgcgcagccgccgccgctccgctgCTCCGACCTGCGCGACCCGCTGCCCTCTCCGTCCTCGCCGGCGCTGCTACGGCCGTCTCCGCCTGGAGTCCGACCGGCGCGAGACGTCGCATCGCGCGTCAAATTCCGGTAGGGGCGGCCTTGGTGGACTtcacctcgccgccgtccacgcCTTGCTGCAGCCCGTCGGCAACAGCCGAGTGGCCGCGCCAATTCACGCTCTGGTTGTACGGCAGATGGTCCCGCTGGtcaccatctcctccgccATCCCGCTGACAAGGAGGTCTACGACATCGCCCGGGGCACATCGCCTGCTCGACCCCGCTGCGCCGCGCGCGGTTGCTCCGAGGCGCCCCTGCTCACGCCAGGCGTGCCGCTCGCTCCCGTTGCGCCGCGCCCTTGCTTGCCGCGCACCATTGCTCCGGCGCGCCTCCGCTCGCCCCCGCTG
This is a stretch of genomic DNA from Brachypodium distachyon strain Bd21 chromosome 1, Brachypodium_distachyon_v3.0, whole genome shotgun sequence. It encodes these proteins:
- the LOC100840100 gene encoding E3 ubiquitin-protein ligase makorin isoform X2, yielding MSTKRVLCKFFVHGACLKGEYCEFSHDWRDQANNVCTFYQKGSCSYGSRCRYDHVKVSHNNPVPPPPSSSTPTRNSSLPLPPSSTVARVVSTSLQPTSAGRPVHIGHQTNPSNQRQQISMDMLAHSESKPAWRNDFQLDSVSEDGIDWSSNRTVQNQTSKKLADMPICSFAAAGNCPYEEECPSMHGDLCTTCGKMCLHPYRPDEREEHMKLCEKNHKRIEALKRSQEIECSVCLDRVLSKPTAAERKFGLLSECDHPFCISCIRNWRGNSPTSGMDVNSALRACPICRKLSYYVIPSVLWYFSKEEKMEIIDNYKSKLKFMFPSLF
- the LOC100840100 gene encoding E3 ubiquitin-protein ligase makorin isoform X1, yielding MSTKRVLCKFFVHGACLKGEYCEFSHDWRDQANNVCTFYQKGSCSYGSRCRYDHVKVSHNNPVPPPPSSSTPTRNSSLPLPPSSTVARVVSTSLQPTSAGRPVHIGHQTNPSNQRQQISMDMLAHSESKPAWRNDFQLDSVSEDGIDWSSNRTVQNQTSKKLADMPICSFAAAGNCPYEEECPSMHGDLCTTCGKMCLHPYRPDEREEHMKLCEKNHKRIEALKRSQEIECSVCLDRVLSKPTAAERKFGLLSECDHPFCISCIRNWRGNSPTSGMDVNSALRACPICRKLSYYVIPSVLWYFSKEEKMEIIDNYKSKLKSIDCKYFDFGTGTCPFGTSCFYKHAYRDGRLEEVILRHLDAEDGTTLIAKNIRLSDFLTRLHL
- the LOC100839470 gene encoding BTB/POZ domain-containing protein At2g04740 isoform X2, with translation MVLDINLDPEDLQPSVPLKKVPTGDLFEAARAGDCDRLALLLEGGANVNARDRWDSVALYYACLAGHADAARMLLEAGAVCAERTFDGDRCHYAALTLDLRRLLKSFEARPPPLAPLPAALRTTFLACPANRTTFLEILQGSSSGSEAAALAQTAGFGLTDDASTASLFPPDITFYVDGKPIEAHRLILCARSCFFEKKFKTDWKNRREVRFSNQKLSFGALYNLIHFFYSDRLEASVDDMECLLRTSKVCACEGLHKLVHKEVMHHRFAPYKSTMESELENSQKRFVLHGQSLPLEDQLPSALQRILEKCLANSREKDYFNNEPNEMCRNLKDDDLADLIVKVDDRVFRCHQLILASRSEYFKARLSRTVDFLEGYNGQQESLDLPFLQEHDLSTEAFEKMLEYMYTDKLEHMDPIQAEELFDIASRYLLFPLKRAVADLLLPNLEHVSPAELCHWLMLSDIYGVVKIREYCLDIIACNFEMFADTREFRALLLTLPPPSADDALRTTRPSEPGAAGNTDQGNVLDDLREKWLEAEAAELDKRDQSAALFDKRLEMLMHVAEREANDYNAGLHGELEFQGHGTFLV
- the LOC100839470 gene encoding BTB/POZ domain-containing protein At2g04740 isoform X1, producing MVLDINLDPEDLQPSVPLKKVPTGDLFEAARAGDCDRLALLLEGGANVNARDRWDSVALYYACLAGHADAARMLLEAGAVCAERTFDGDRCHYAALTLDLRRLLKSFEARPPPLAPLPAALRTTFLACPANRTTFLEILQGSSSGSEAAALAQTAGFGLTDDASTASLFPPDITFYVDGKPIEAHRLILCARSCFFEKKFKTDWKNRREVRFSNQKLSFGALYNLIHFFYSDRLEASVDDMECLLRTSKVCACEGLHKLVHKEVMHHRFAPYKSTMESELENSQKRFVLHGQSLPLEDQLPSALQRILEKCLANSREKDYFNNEPNEMCRNLKDDDLADLIVKVDDRVFRCHQLILASRSEYFKARLSRTVDFLEGYNGQQESLDLPFLQEHDLSTEAFEKMLEYMYTDKLEHMDPIQAEELFDIASRYLLFPLKRAVADLLLPNLEHVSPAELCHWLMLSDIYGVVKIREYCLDIIACNFEMFADTREFRALLLTLPPPSADDALRTTRPSEPGAAGNTDQGNVLDDLREKWLEAEAAELDKRDQSAALFDKRLEMLMHVAEREANDYNAGLHGELEFQGHVAQGQPDGQKMERAVEYRSKVEVAQERDGIV